A window of Pseudomonas mucidolens contains these coding sequences:
- a CDS encoding DUF465 domain-containing protein, producing MPVKHDLYQDLGLNKDDVQQRRMSNSRLDVLLTQYDAADKEVVDAESASANDDDVEKLKKKRLLIKDKIVDQLGA from the coding sequence ATGCCAGTGAAACACGATCTGTATCAGGATTTGGGGTTGAACAAAGACGATGTTCAGCAACGCAGGATGAGTAACAGCCGTTTGGATGTGTTACTCACTCAATACGATGCCGCCGACAAGGAGGTGGTGGACGCCGAATCCGCAAGTGCCAACGATGATGATGTGGAGAAACTGAAGAAGAAACGCTTGTTGATCAAAGACAAGATCGTCGATCAACTCGGCGCCTGA
- a CDS encoding dihydroxyacetone kinase subunit DhaK produces the protein MNRVINDPDQVVEDMLRGILVAHPELRQSDTNPRVISKAKPSRRGQVGIVTGGGSGHEPAFLGYVGPGLVDAVAVGEIFSSPTAKSFFDAFRVADHGAGVACLYGNYAGDNMNVKLAMKMAASKDMQIRTVVANDDVASAPKADIAKRRGVAGEIFMWKVAGAAAAQHYDLGGVIRVAQKAVDHCRSIGVGLTPCTIAAVGKPNFQIPDGQMELGIGHHGEPGIEVIPIESAAAMAERMLAPILADRDFSQDDSVVVLVSGLGATPVMELYIFYAEVERQLKTKGLKIHRCYVGNYFTSLEMMGVTLTLLGLDAELKTLIDQPCRAIGMTQED, from the coding sequence ATGAATCGAGTGATAAACGATCCGGATCAAGTGGTCGAAGACATGCTGCGCGGCATTCTGGTCGCACACCCCGAGCTGCGTCAAAGCGATACCAATCCACGGGTCATCAGCAAAGCCAAGCCTTCCCGTCGGGGCCAGGTGGGCATCGTGACCGGCGGCGGATCCGGTCATGAGCCGGCCTTCCTCGGTTATGTCGGCCCCGGCCTGGTGGACGCGGTAGCCGTTGGCGAAATTTTCTCCTCGCCGACCGCCAAGAGCTTTTTCGACGCCTTCCGCGTCGCCGATCACGGTGCCGGCGTGGCCTGCCTGTACGGCAACTATGCCGGCGACAATATGAACGTGAAGCTGGCGATGAAAATGGCTGCCAGCAAGGACATGCAGATCCGCACCGTGGTCGCCAACGACGACGTGGCTTCGGCGCCCAAGGCCGATATCGCCAAGCGTCGTGGCGTGGCCGGGGAGATTTTCATGTGGAAAGTCGCAGGGGCCGCCGCCGCACAGCACTACGACCTGGGCGGAGTGATTCGCGTTGCCCAGAAAGCCGTCGATCATTGTCGCTCCATTGGCGTCGGCCTCACACCCTGCACCATTGCCGCAGTGGGCAAGCCGAACTTCCAGATCCCGGACGGCCAGATGGAGTTGGGCATCGGCCACCACGGCGAACCGGGAATCGAAGTAATCCCCATCGAGTCTGCTGCCGCCATGGCCGAGCGCATGCTGGCGCCGATTCTCGCCGACCGCGATTTCAGCCAGGACGACAGCGTGGTGGTGCTGGTTTCAGGCCTGGGAGCGACGCCGGTGATGGAGCTGTACATCTTCTACGCGGAAGTCGAGCGCCAGCTCAAGACAAAGGGACTGAAGATTCATCGCTGTTATGTCGGCAACTACTTCACTTCCCTGGAAATGATGGGCGTCACTCTGACCCTGCTGGGCCTGGACGCCGAACTGAAAACCCTGATCGACCAACCCTGCCGCGCCATCGGCATGACCCAGGAGGACTGA
- the sohB gene encoding protease SohB: MEFLAEYASFLAKTVTLVVAILVVLVSFAALRSKGRRKHAGQLQVSKLNDFYKDLRERLEQTLLDKDQLKALRKTQSKSEKKQKKTPEIKPRVFVLDFDGDIKASATESLRHEITALLSLATPKDEVVLRLESGGGMVHSYGLASSQLARIRQAGVPLTVCIDKVAASGGYMMACIGEKIISAPFAILGSIGVVAQLPNVNRLLKKHDIDFEVLTAGEYKRTLTVFGENTEKGREKFQEDLDITHQLFKNFVSRYRPQLAIDDVATGEVWLGVAALDKQLVDELQTSDEYLASKAKTAELFHLHYAERKSLQERVGLAASGSVDRVLLTWWSRLTQQRFW; this comes from the coding sequence ATGGAGTTTTTGGCTGAGTACGCCAGTTTTCTGGCTAAAACCGTCACGTTGGTGGTCGCCATCCTCGTGGTGCTGGTCAGTTTCGCCGCGCTGCGCAGCAAAGGTCGGCGCAAGCATGCGGGTCAACTGCAGGTGAGCAAGCTCAACGATTTCTACAAAGACCTGCGTGAGCGCCTGGAGCAGACCTTGCTCGACAAGGATCAACTCAAGGCTTTGCGCAAGACCCAAAGCAAGTCCGAAAAAAAGCAGAAGAAAACCCCCGAGATCAAACCCCGGGTGTTCGTTCTGGATTTCGACGGTGATATCAAAGCCTCGGCCACCGAGAGTCTGCGCCATGAAATCACCGCGCTGCTGAGCCTGGCCACGCCCAAGGATGAAGTAGTGTTGCGCCTGGAAAGCGGCGGTGGCATGGTCCACAGTTACGGCCTGGCGTCGTCGCAACTGGCACGTATCCGCCAGGCGGGTGTGCCGTTGACTGTGTGCATCGACAAGGTCGCGGCCAGCGGCGGCTACATGATGGCGTGCATCGGCGAGAAGATCATCAGTGCGCCGTTTGCCATCCTCGGTTCGATTGGCGTGGTGGCCCAGCTGCCCAACGTCAACCGTCTGCTGAAAAAGCACGACATCGACTTCGAAGTGCTGACCGCCGGGGAATACAAGCGCACCTTGACGGTGTTTGGCGAAAACACCGAGAAGGGCCGGGAGAAGTTCCAGGAAGACCTGGACATCACCCATCAACTGTTCAAGAACTTTGTGTCACGCTATCGCCCGCAACTGGCGATTGATGACGTCGCCACTGGCGAGGTCTGGCTCGGGGTCGCGGCACTCGACAAACAACTGGTGGACGAGCTGCAGACCAGCGACGAATACCTGGCCAGCAAGGCCAAGACCGCCGAACTGTTCCACCTGCACTATGCCGAGCGTAAAAGCCTGCAAGAGCGGGTTGGCCTGGCTGCCAGCGGCTCGGTGGACCGGGTGTTGTTGACCTGGTGGAGCCGCCTGACCCAGCAGCGGTTCTGGTAA
- the dhaL gene encoding dihydroxyacetone kinase subunit DhaL produces the protein MSQHFSTREGSAIVTDLVSVIVANREYLSEVDGAIGDGDHGINMAKGFAHCGRTLEGRQLTLAEALDELTLSLMEGIGGSMGPLYGSLFIGMADEVRASENIDAATFARLLRGGLTSLQDITEAGVGDKCLMDTLIPAVEAFEQAHASGAPFNDALEKMKSAASQGRDSTKDLIAKIGRASRLGERSLGVLDAGAVSCCLILTRLADSVQPRLC, from the coding sequence ATGAGCCAGCATTTCTCTACCCGAGAGGGCAGCGCCATCGTGACTGATCTGGTGAGCGTGATCGTCGCCAACCGTGAATACCTCAGTGAAGTCGACGGCGCGATTGGCGACGGTGACCACGGCATCAATATGGCCAAGGGTTTTGCCCATTGCGGCCGTACCCTTGAAGGTCGGCAACTGACGCTGGCCGAAGCGCTGGATGAATTGACCTTGAGCCTGATGGAGGGCATCGGTGGCTCCATGGGCCCCTTGTACGGCAGCCTGTTTATCGGCATGGCCGACGAAGTACGTGCCAGCGAAAATATCGACGCCGCGACCTTTGCCCGTTTGCTGCGCGGCGGCCTCACATCGTTGCAGGACATCACCGAAGCCGGCGTGGGCGACAAGTGCCTGATGGACACCTTGATTCCGGCGGTGGAGGCCTTTGAACAAGCACACGCCTCTGGTGCCCCCTTCAATGACGCGCTGGAAAAGATGAAAAGCGCGGCTTCCCAAGGGCGCGACTCGACCAAGGACCTGATAGCGAAAATCGGCCGGGCCAGCCGGCTGGGAGAGCGTTCGCTGGGCGTGCTGGATGCCGGGGCGGTGTCGTGCTGCTTGATCCTGACGCGGCTGGCGGATTCGGTGCAGCCGCGTTTGTGTTAG
- a CDS encoding VOC family protein, producing the protein MSTSRHVSPDDIRKGFSKAMSDMYRAEVPLYGALLDLVAETNAQVLATDTDLARQLQRSGEIQRLDRERHGAIRLGTASELATISRLFAVMGMQPVGYYDLTPAGVPVHSTAFRAVHENALQNSPFRVFTSLLRLELIENLELRAFAQAALDQRSIFTPRAMALIEQAETDGGLDSHDADEFILQALETFRWHHTATVSAAQYQQLSDQHRLIADVVAFRGPHINHLTPRTLDIDRVQAEMPGKGITPKAVIEGPPRRQCPILLRQTSFKALDEVITFTDAQGRHSARFGEIEQRGVALTPKGRALYDHLLNAARDELGAFPNEANAGRYSELMAQHFQAFPDDYRSMREQGLAFFRYFVTDQGRAAQGQRPRNLDGLIEAGHVDLEPLVYEDFLPVSAAGIFQSNLGDATQSDYGVNANQAEFEHALGRQTIDELTLYADTQQRSIDTCLKTLLA; encoded by the coding sequence ATGTCGACCTCTCGCCATGTCAGCCCCGACGACATTCGCAAAGGCTTCTCCAAAGCCATGTCCGACATGTACCGCGCCGAGGTGCCGCTGTATGGCGCGCTGCTGGATCTGGTGGCCGAAACCAATGCACAGGTACTGGCGACGGACACCGACTTGGCTCGGCAACTTCAGCGCAGCGGAGAAATCCAACGCCTGGACAGGGAGCGCCACGGCGCCATTCGCCTGGGCACCGCCTCTGAGTTGGCCACCATCAGTCGTCTGTTTGCGGTAATGGGCATGCAACCGGTGGGGTATTACGACCTGACGCCCGCCGGCGTACCGGTGCATTCCACCGCCTTTCGCGCCGTGCATGAAAACGCGTTACAGAACAGCCCGTTTCGCGTCTTCACTTCGCTGCTGCGCCTGGAACTGATCGAAAACCTCGAGCTGCGGGCGTTTGCCCAGGCCGCCCTGGACCAGCGCTCGATCTTCACCCCGCGCGCCATGGCGCTGATCGAACAGGCAGAAACCGACGGCGGTCTCGACAGCCACGATGCCGATGAATTTATTCTGCAAGCGCTGGAAACCTTCCGCTGGCATCACACCGCCACTGTCAGCGCTGCGCAGTATCAGCAATTGAGCGACCAGCACCGCTTGATCGCTGATGTCGTGGCGTTCAGGGGGCCGCACATCAACCACCTGACCCCACGCACCCTGGACATCGACCGCGTGCAAGCCGAGATGCCCGGCAAGGGCATCACCCCCAAGGCGGTGATCGAAGGCCCACCGCGCCGTCAATGCCCGATCCTGCTGCGGCAAACCAGCTTCAAGGCACTCGACGAAGTCATTACCTTTACCGATGCACAAGGCCGTCACAGCGCGCGTTTCGGGGAGATTGAACAACGCGGCGTGGCGCTTACCCCCAAGGGGCGGGCGCTGTACGACCACTTGTTAAATGCCGCGCGAGATGAGTTGGGCGCCTTTCCCAATGAGGCCAACGCCGGGCGCTACAGCGAGTTGATGGCGCAACACTTCCAGGCATTCCCGGATGATTACCGGTCAATGCGCGAACAAGGGCTGGCGTTCTTTCGCTACTTCGTCACCGACCAGGGTCGCGCCGCCCAAGGGCAACGACCGCGCAACCTGGACGGGCTGATCGAGGCCGGCCACGTGGATCTCGAACCTTTGGTATATGAGGACTTTCTGCCCGTCAGCGCAGCGGGAATTTTCCAGTCAAACCTGGGAGATGCGACGCAGTCTGACTATGGCGTCAACGCCAATCAGGCCGAGTTTGAACACGCCTTGGGGCGCCAGACAATCGATGAGTTGACGCTGTATGCAGACACTCAACAGCGCTCAATCGATACCTGCTTGAAAACACTGTTGGCGTAG
- a CDS encoding histidine phosphatase family protein: MGSIYLIRHGQASFGADDYDVLSPIGVQQAQVLGSHLADLGLTFDRCVSGDLRRQQHTANAAFESYSAQGLTVPELEIDSAFNEFDADAIIRALLPDLLDSEPEALDILRNAAQNRGEFQRIFALIVERWLSGTYDTPGLESWLGFVERVQGGLQRLLETADSTHKIAVFTSGGTITALLHLITRMPATQAFELNWQIVNTSLNHLKFRGREVALASFNSHTHLQLLKAPQLITFR, from the coding sequence GTGGGCAGCATCTATTTGATTCGACATGGCCAGGCCTCCTTCGGTGCAGACGACTACGACGTGCTGTCGCCAATCGGTGTGCAGCAGGCGCAAGTGCTCGGCAGCCACCTGGCGGATCTGGGCCTGACGTTCGACCGCTGCGTGTCGGGTGATCTGCGTCGCCAGCAACACACGGCCAATGCGGCTTTCGAATCCTATAGTGCTCAAGGCCTCACGGTTCCCGAACTGGAAATCGACAGCGCGTTCAACGAATTCGACGCCGACGCAATTATCCGCGCGCTACTTCCGGACTTGCTCGACAGCGAGCCCGAAGCCCTGGATATCCTGCGCAATGCCGCGCAAAACCGTGGCGAATTCCAGCGCATCTTCGCGCTGATCGTCGAGCGCTGGCTCAGCGGCACGTATGACACTCCGGGGCTGGAAAGCTGGCTGGGTTTTGTCGAACGGGTCCAGGGCGGCTTGCAACGCCTGCTCGAGACGGCCGACAGCACCCACAAGATCGCCGTGTTTACCTCCGGCGGCACCATCACCGCCCTGCTCCACCTGATTACCCGAATGCCTGCCACCCAGGCCTTCGAATTGAACTGGCAAATTGTTAACACCTCGCTCAACCACTTGAAGTTCCGTGGGCGCGAGGTGGCACTGGCTTCCTTCAATAGTCATACCCACCTGCAACTGTTGAAGGCGCCGCAGCTCATCACTTTCCGATGA
- a CDS encoding SCP2 sterol-binding domain-containing protein: MTDVAKAVEAMKAKFNPAAADGLDLVFGFRIDDTQNFSLVVKNNTCELLEGENPDAQVTLVMDADTMKGIVSGETDGMQAFMGGKLRTEGDMMLAMKLSELFPA, from the coding sequence ATGACTGACGTAGCTAAAGCCGTAGAAGCAATGAAAGCCAAATTCAACCCAGCCGCTGCTGACGGCCTGGACCTGGTGTTCGGTTTCCGTATCGATGACACCCAGAACTTCTCGCTGGTTGTTAAAAACAACACCTGTGAACTGCTGGAAGGCGAAAATCCTGACGCTCAAGTCACGCTGGTCATGGACGCTGACACCATGAAAGGCATCGTCAGCGGTGAAACCGACGGCATGCAGGCCTTCATGGGCGGCAAGCTGCGCACCGAAGGCGACATGATGCTGGCGATGAAGCTGAGCGAGCTGTTCCCGGCCTGA